From the Desulfosarcina sp. BuS5 genome, one window contains:
- a CDS encoding autotransporter assembly complex protein TamA, which produces MTKTFINYALALTITLLNIQPAHAAININVSVKGVEGDIKNNVFAFLSIEQQKKHPDMTESLMKKLHKKAPYEIRQALQPFGYYRPYIQAEILLKESTWNLFYRITPGDPVIIDNVEVSITGEGRNHKSFKRFIEHIPVNKGDILNHEQYEKAKRLLQDTAISFGFFKAQMLKSKIEVHAKKGISNIILNFNTGPQFRFGNVTFFQNVFSHEFLARFIHFKKGEPYVVSSILDLKNALNNSDYFESVEITPHIDQAEDLEVPIDVKLVPHKRNKYTFGLGFGTDTGFRGSVGWEINRINKAGQRFGITLKKSEIKSGVTGEYTVPLKDPRTDSLVFASGLLREDTKTSFSEKIFSSMRFNHVIKDWRESVYINYEREDFDVADDEGLTTLLISGIRRTKIWADNPVNTKRGLRLCLDIRGAHDSIISDSSFLQLRSQLKCIRSLWTGGRIIMRGEGATSIVSDVSELPPSIRFFAGGDHSIRGYAYNSLGPEDGNGDITGGKHLLVGSIEYEQKIRGNWSAALFYDAGNAMNSISDTMESGAGFGLRWKSPLGPVRINLAFPVSEPDKGWRIHLVVGPDL; this is translated from the coding sequence GTGACAAAAACGTTTATTAATTATGCTCTTGCACTTACAATTACCCTCCTTAATATTCAACCTGCACATGCGGCGATTAATATAAACGTCTCCGTTAAAGGCGTCGAAGGTGATATCAAAAATAACGTTTTTGCTTTTTTGAGTATAGAACAACAAAAGAAGCATCCGGATATGACGGAGAGCCTGATGAAAAAGCTTCATAAAAAAGCCCCCTATGAAATCAGGCAGGCACTTCAGCCCTTTGGATATTATCGGCCTTATATTCAGGCAGAAATTCTCCTTAAAGAATCAACCTGGAATCTTTTCTACAGAATAACCCCGGGTGATCCTGTTATCATCGACAATGTTGAAGTCTCGATCACAGGAGAAGGCCGGAATCATAAGAGTTTCAAGAGATTTATAGAACATATCCCGGTTAATAAAGGAGATATATTAAACCATGAGCAATATGAAAAGGCCAAGCGTCTCCTTCAAGATACAGCAATAAGTTTTGGATTTTTTAAAGCTCAAATGCTTAAAAGTAAAATAGAGGTGCATGCAAAAAAAGGGATCTCAAATATAATCCTTAACTTTAACACGGGACCGCAATTTCGTTTCGGCAATGTGACTTTTTTTCAGAACGTTTTCAGTCATGAATTCCTTGCTCGTTTCATACATTTCAAAAAAGGTGAGCCCTATGTAGTATCCAGCATACTTGACCTTAAGAACGCCTTGAATAACAGCGACTATTTCGAGTCCGTAGAGATCACACCCCATATTGATCAGGCTGAAGATCTTGAAGTGCCCATAGATGTTAAACTTGTTCCACACAAACGAAATAAATACACGTTTGGTCTGGGTTTTGGAACAGACACCGGATTCAGAGGAAGCGTGGGGTGGGAAATAAACAGAATAAATAAAGCAGGACAACGGTTTGGCATTACATTAAAGAAATCGGAGATCAAATCAGGTGTCACCGGGGAGTATACTGTTCCTCTCAAAGACCCGCGCACTGACAGTCTGGTCTTTGCGTCCGGGCTCTTAAGGGAAGATACGAAGACAAGCTTTAGTGAGAAAATCTTTAGCAGCATGCGGTTCAATCACGTTATAAAGGACTGGAGGGAGTCGGTATACATTAACTATGAAAGGGAAGACTTTGATGTTGCCGATGATGAAGGACTGACCACCCTCCTTATATCGGGAATCAGACGGACAAAAATATGGGCGGACAATCCTGTTAACACAAAACGTGGACTCAGGTTATGTCTTGACATCCGCGGTGCCCATGATTCGATTATATCGGATTCATCCTTTCTGCAATTGCGGTCACAACTGAAATGTATACGTAGTTTGTGGACCGGCGGCAGAATTATCATGCGCGGCGAAGGAGCAACTTCTATAGTAAGTGACGTCTCGGAGCTGCCCCCATCTATCAGGTTTTTTGCAGGAGGAGATCATAGTATACGTGGTTATGCTTATAACTCACTCGGCCCGGAGGATGGAAACGGCGATATTACGGGCGGCAAGCATCTTCTTGTCGGGAGCATTGAATATGAGCAGAAAATACGGGGAAACTGGAGCGCTGCTTTATTCTATGATGCAGGGAATGCAATGAATTCGATTTCGGACACCATGGAGTCGGGAGCAGGGTTTGGTTTACGGTGGAAGTCGCCTTTGGGACCAGTGAGGATTAACCTGGCTTTCCCGGTGTCCGAACCGGATAAAGGCTGGCGTATTCATTTAGTTGTGGGGCCTGATTTATGA
- a CDS encoding CGGC domain-containing protein, translating into MTNVAIIRCEKNMERCPLTSCFRCLNEKKEGFANYEDCTLTGVFTCKCPGDVAVDLSKILKAKGAEAVHFCTCTFAKKTDAGWSDKDGGFCENIDKILENIHKETGIPCIKGTAHLPKDYKIKTIQ; encoded by the coding sequence ATGACAAATGTAGCCATTATCCGTTGTGAAAAAAATATGGAAAGATGTCCTTTGACAAGCTGTTTTCGATGCCTGAATGAAAAAAAGGAGGGCTTCGCAAATTACGAAGATTGTACCCTGACTGGTGTTTTTACATGTAAATGCCCGGGTGATGTAGCAGTCGATTTATCAAAAATTCTCAAGGCCAAGGGCGCTGAGGCAGTTCACTTCTGCACATGTACTTTTGCTAAAAAGACCGATGCAGGCTGGTCTGACAAAGATGGCGGGTTTTGCGAAAACATTGATAAAATCCTTGAAAATATCCACAAAGAAACAGGTATTCCATGTATTAAAGGCACTGCTCACCTTCCCAAAGATTATAAAATCAAGACTATACAATAA
- a CDS encoding TetR/AcrR family transcriptional regulator, producing the protein MNNNNNFRVLDKSLRIKRIINTATELFHKNGYRSTTLEHVAKEIGITKAALYHYVSSKENLLSIIYIKALESIFKNTNKIAEMNLPPDEKMRLIISNHVKNISIKSLSILSVFFAEENQLSPADFKGIKAEKKKYNQILEKIIGEGIDQGVFRDTDTKLQTYGILGMCNWIYKWYNPEYTPYKPDQIADHIINLLERGYLASETTAGRALEKNKMEKIMDKDGGGKKRAFKELKAQCRFLIDLIDNMDSDSNL; encoded by the coding sequence TTGAATAATAATAATAATTTCAGGGTGCTGGATAAGAGTTTGCGGATAAAAAGAATTATTAATACCGCCACTGAACTCTTTCACAAAAATGGATACAGGTCCACCACCCTTGAACATGTAGCCAAAGAGATAGGGATAACCAAAGCTGCATTATATCATTATGTTTCCAGCAAAGAGAACCTGCTTTCAATAATTTATATTAAGGCACTTGAGAGCATTTTCAAAAATACAAATAAAATCGCTGAGATGAATCTTCCTCCGGATGAAAAGATGCGTCTTATTATAAGTAACCACGTTAAAAATATCAGCATAAAGTCACTCTCTATTCTTTCTGTTTTTTTTGCTGAGGAGAATCAGCTTTCACCGGCGGATTTTAAAGGGATTAAGGCTGAAAAAAAAAAATATAACCAAATTTTAGAAAAAATTATTGGGGAAGGTATCGACCAGGGAGTCTTCAGGGATACTGACACCAAGCTGCAAACATATGGAATACTTGGGATGTGTAACTGGATATATAAATGGTATAATCCGGAGTATACTCCTTACAAACCCGACCAAATAGCCGACCATATAATAAATCTCCTTGAAAGAGGTTATCTTGCATCCGAAACCACAGCAGGCCGAGCCCTAGAGAAAAACAAAATGGAGAAGATCATGGATAAGGACGGAGGCGGCAAAAAAAGAGCCTTCAAGGAATTAAAAGCGCAGTGCCGGTTTTTGATTGATCTCATAGACAATATGGATAGCGACAGCAATCTATAG
- a CDS encoding CTP synthase, producing MNNNTKFIFVTGGVVSSLGKGLASAAIGALLESRGLTVTIQKLDPYINVDPGTMNPFQHGEVFVTDDGAETDLDLGHYERFTTAKLGRNNNFTTGKIYYSVINKERKGAYLGGTVQVIPHITDEIKNSIRLVAGGMDVVIVEIGGTIGDIESLPFLEAIRQFKVDARKENVIYIHLTLVPYIATAGEVKTKPTQHSVKELRSIGIQPDILLCRTDRFLSESIKDKIALFCNVSTDAVVTAKDVDCIYEVPLFFHQEGLDDKIVELLNIWTRAPKLQVWENIVRKLKEPEHFVTIAIVGKYTDLTESYKSLNEALYHGGISNDCKVNLEFIDSENITDDNCREILGTADGILVPGGFGPRGIKGKICAAKYAREQLVPFFGICLGMHIAVIEFSRNVAGLEYAHSTEFDKNTTDPVIYLMSEWYDDRTKTIQKRDMNSDKGGSMRLGAYPCCIKEGTLAHLVYNKIDISERHRHRYEFNNIYMERLEEKGLVVSGTSPDKELVEIIEVKEHPWFLGCQFHPEFKSRPMAPHPLFTDFIKVVLVESNNQ from the coding sequence ATGAATAATAATACTAAATTTATATTTGTTACCGGCGGTGTTGTTTCTTCACTCGGTAAGGGACTGGCGTCAGCCGCCATAGGAGCTCTCCTTGAGAGCCGCGGACTTACTGTAACTATTCAAAAGCTGGATCCTTACATAAATGTTGATCCCGGCACCATGAATCCTTTCCAGCACGGCGAGGTTTTTGTAACAGACGACGGAGCTGAAACAGATCTGGACCTTGGCCATTATGAGCGCTTTACTACCGCCAAGTTGGGGAGAAACAACAATTTTACCACCGGTAAAATTTACTACTCGGTTATAAATAAAGAAAGAAAAGGCGCTTATCTGGGAGGGACGGTTCAGGTCATTCCCCACATAACGGACGAGATCAAAAACAGCATCAGACTGGTTGCCGGGGGTATGGACGTAGTCATCGTTGAAATCGGGGGTACCATCGGTGATATAGAAAGCTTGCCGTTTCTTGAGGCTATCAGGCAATTTAAGGTGGATGCAAGAAAAGAGAATGTTATCTATATACATCTCACCCTGGTTCCATATATTGCAACTGCCGGAGAGGTTAAAACCAAGCCTACCCAGCACAGCGTCAAAGAACTGAGAAGCATAGGCATACAGCCTGATATTCTTTTATGCCGCACGGACAGATTTCTTTCAGAAAGTATTAAGGATAAAATAGCTCTTTTCTGTAATGTGAGCACTGATGCCGTTGTTACCGCCAAGGATGTTGATTGCATATATGAAGTGCCGCTGTTCTTTCATCAAGAGGGCCTTGATGATAAAATTGTCGAGCTCCTAAATATATGGACCAGGGCCCCAAAGCTTCAGGTATGGGAAAATATTGTAAGAAAGCTCAAGGAGCCCGAACACTTTGTCACCATTGCGATAGTCGGAAAATATACGGATCTGACGGAATCATACAAGAGCCTGAACGAAGCCCTGTATCACGGAGGAATTTCAAATGACTGCAAAGTTAATCTTGAATTTATCGATTCCGAGAATATAACCGACGATAATTGCAGGGAGATTCTTGGAACAGCAGACGGAATCCTGGTTCCCGGGGGATTCGGGCCTCGCGGTATTAAAGGGAAAATTTGCGCCGCAAAATACGCCCGGGAACAATTAGTGCCATTTTTCGGAATATGCCTTGGCATGCATATAGCCGTGATAGAATTTTCACGCAATGTTGCAGGCCTGGAGTATGCCCATAGCACGGAATTCGATAAAAATACAACTGATCCTGTCATTTATCTGATGAGTGAATGGTATGATGACAGGACCAAAACCATACAGAAAAGGGATATGAATTCCGACAAAGGCGGCTCTATGCGGTTGGGCGCTTATCCTTGCTGCATAAAAGAAGGAACTTTGGCACACTTGGTATATAATAAAATCGATATCTCGGAGCGTCACCGTCACAGGTATGAATTCAACAACATTTATATGGAGAGGCTTGAAGAAAAAGGGCTTGTTGTAAGCGGAACTTCCCCTGATAAAGAATTGGTTGAGATTATAGAAGTCAAAGAGCACCCCTGGTTTTTGGGATGCCAGTTTCACCCGGAATTCAAATCCCGCCCCATGGCACCGCACCCACTTTTTACTGATTTTATCAAGGTTGTACTGGTCGAATCAAATAATCAATGA
- a CDS encoding acyl-CoA dehydrogenase family protein: protein MAFELTKEELMVQKMTREFAQKELVEQAAENDKTHSYPAEALKKMGELGYLGMLVKEEYGGDDAGTVSYALALMEIAAADASCAVIMSVHDSIGCGSIQKFGTEEQKKKWLEPMARGEFIGAFCLTEPEAGSDPQSMGTTAERNGDDYIINGIKRFITTGKNAGVYVTITKTDPAAGSKGMTAFLLDQSLPGFIVGRVEDKMGQRGSDTTDIILENCRVPASRMLGKEGEGFMVAMSSLEDGRIGVGSIGCGIAMAALGETIKYAKQRKQFGRLIAENQAIRFMIADMKMKVEAARLLILNAASKKDRGESCALEASMAKCYATDIAQEVCGEAIQIHGGYGYLTDYPVERYYRDARITTIYEGTNQIQRIVIANEILGKIIS, encoded by the coding sequence ATGGCATTTGAACTTACCAAAGAAGAATTGATGGTACAAAAAATGACAAGGGAATTTGCACAAAAGGAACTGGTTGAACAGGCTGCGGAAAACGACAAAACACATAGCTACCCTGCTGAAGCATTAAAAAAAATGGGCGAACTCGGTTATTTGGGAATGCTTGTTAAAGAAGAGTATGGCGGTGATGATGCAGGTACTGTATCGTATGCCTTGGCCCTGATGGAAATTGCCGCTGCAGATGCTTCTTGTGCTGTTATTATGTCGGTACATGATTCAATTGGCTGTGGAAGCATCCAGAAATTCGGAACAGAAGAACAGAAAAAAAAATGGCTTGAACCTATGGCTCGCGGAGAATTTATCGGTGCTTTTTGCCTGACTGAACCAGAAGCCGGTTCTGATCCGCAGTCAATGGGGACTACGGCGGAAAGAAATGGAGATGATTATATAATCAATGGCATTAAACGGTTTATTACCACAGGAAAAAATGCAGGGGTCTATGTAACCATAACAAAAACAGATCCCGCTGCCGGCAGCAAAGGAATGACGGCATTTTTACTGGACCAGAGTCTGCCCGGATTTATAGTGGGCAGGGTTGAAGACAAGATGGGCCAACGCGGTTCCGACACTACTGATATCATATTAGAAAACTGCCGGGTTCCTGCATCAAGAATGCTTGGCAAAGAGGGCGAAGGATTTATGGTTGCCATGTCAAGCCTTGAAGACGGCCGAATCGGAGTCGGATCCATAGGGTGCGGAATAGCAATGGCTGCTTTGGGTGAGACTATAAAATACGCAAAACAGAGAAAACAGTTTGGCCGGCTTATTGCTGAAAATCAGGCAATAAGATTCATGATCGCAGATATGAAGATGAAAGTCGAAGCGGCCCGTTTGTTGATATTGAACGCAGCATCTAAAAAAGACAGGGGTGAAAGCTGTGCCCTTGAGGCGTCCATGGCAAAATGTTATGCTACTGATATTGCACAGGAGGTATGCGGCGAGGCTATCCAGATTCACGGCGGATATGGATACCTGACGGATTATCCGGTAGAGCGTTATTACAGAGATGCCAGGATCACAACAATTTACGAAGGAACCAATCAGATACAAAGAATCGTTATTGCAAACGAGATATTGGGCAAAATCATTTCATAA
- a CDS encoding 3-hydroxybutyryl-CoA dehydrogenase, whose protein sequence is MDIKTYGVIGAGQMGNGIAQVASMSGLNVIMNDINTEFVERGMANITKILGKNVDKGKITADEKDAVLGRIKTSVALKDMEEADFVVEAATENEPIKMQIFKDLDEICKPDTILSTNTSSIPIGRIAAQTKRPEKVIGMHFMNPVPVMKLVEIIKGIATSEETFKTTWDLSLKFGKTPAEANDYPGFIANRILLPMINEAVFCLYHSVGTPEAIDTVMKLGMNHPMGPLALADLIGLDTCLAIMETLYNGFKDSKYRPCPLLRKYVEAGWLGRKTGRGFYNYR, encoded by the coding sequence ATGGATATTAAGACTTACGGCGTAATCGGCGCAGGTCAGATGGGTAATGGCATCGCTCAGGTCGCATCAATGAGCGGCCTTAATGTTATTATGAATGACATTAATACTGAATTTGTAGAGCGCGGCATGGCAAATATTACCAAGATACTTGGTAAAAATGTGGACAAGGGCAAAATAACGGCGGATGAGAAGGATGCCGTACTTGGCCGGATCAAGACCAGTGTGGCCCTCAAGGATATGGAGGAGGCGGATTTTGTTGTTGAGGCTGCCACTGAAAATGAGCCGATCAAAATGCAGATTTTCAAAGATCTGGATGAGATATGTAAACCGGACACGATACTGTCGACCAACACTTCTTCAATTCCCATCGGACGTATTGCAGCCCAGACAAAAAGACCGGAAAAGGTCATTGGAATGCATTTCATGAATCCCGTGCCGGTTATGAAGCTTGTTGAAATCATAAAGGGGATTGCCACATCAGAGGAAACATTTAAAACCACATGGGACCTAAGCCTGAAATTCGGCAAGACTCCGGCTGAGGCCAATGATTATCCTGGTTTTATTGCTAACCGGATTCTGCTTCCGATGATTAATGAGGCTGTTTTCTGCCTGTATCATAGCGTGGGAACTCCTGAAGCTATTGATACAGTTATGAAATTAGGCATGAATCATCCCATGGGGCCGCTTGCCCTGGCTGATCTTATAGGTCTGGATACATGCCTTGCAATAATGGAAACACTTTACAATGGATTTAAAGATTCCAAGTATCGTCCTTGCCCCCTCCTTAGAAAATACGTTGAGGCCGGATGGCTTGGCAGAAAAACCGGGCGAGGATTTTATAATTATAGATAG
- a CDS encoding acetyl-CoA C-acetyltransferase → MKEAVIVSAVRTPLGSFGGSLSKIGATDLGAIVIKEAVKRAGIKKEDVDEVLMGQVLPCGYGQNPAKQAAVKAGMPWKVECITVNKVCGSSLKTVMLAAQAIQVGDADILVAGGMESMSMAPYYLDKARTGYRMGHGAIKDHMINDGLWDIVNDFHMGISNELCSEKYNISREDQDKFAVESYRRALTAIKSGRFKDEIIPVEIPQRKGDPVIFEDDECPQETSLELLSKMKGAFKKGGVGTAGNASIISDGAAAVVVMSREKAEELGCEILATIGAQASFALDMKYVLVAPIWAIPKCLKKEGISIDDVDLFEVNEAFSGSSAAIAQELKLDGSKVNVNGGVVALGHPIGASGCRVLVTLLHEMIKQDKKTGLASLCLGGGEAVSMIVKR, encoded by the coding sequence ATGAAAGAAGCAGTCATTGTAAGTGCAGTGCGGACTCCCCTGGGGAGTTTTGGCGGCTCATTAAGCAAAATCGGCGCCACAGATCTTGGCGCTATAGTTATTAAGGAAGCAGTAAAGAGGGCCGGAATCAAAAAAGAAGACGTTGATGAAGTACTGATGGGGCAGGTACTCCCCTGCGGTTACGGCCAAAATCCTGCCAAACAGGCTGCAGTAAAGGCCGGTATGCCATGGAAAGTCGAGTGTATTACGGTTAACAAGGTTTGCGGATCTTCTTTAAAAACCGTTATGCTGGCAGCCCAGGCGATTCAGGTAGGCGATGCCGATATCCTTGTTGCCGGAGGCATGGAATCTATGAGTATGGCACCATATTATCTGGATAAAGCTAGAACAGGGTACCGTATGGGTCATGGCGCTATTAAGGATCATATGATCAATGACGGTTTGTGGGATATTGTCAATGATTTTCATATGGGTATATCGAATGAACTCTGCTCTGAAAAATATAATATCAGCAGAGAGGATCAGGACAAATTTGCTGTGGAATCTTACCGCCGCGCGCTAACTGCCATAAAGTCCGGCAGATTCAAGGATGAAATTATACCGGTTGAAATACCACAGCGCAAGGGCGATCCTGTTATTTTTGAGGATGATGAATGCCCGCAAGAGACTTCTTTGGAATTGCTGTCCAAAATGAAGGGCGCTTTTAAAAAAGGCGGAGTAGGCACGGCCGGCAATGCCTCCATAATAAGTGACGGAGCGGCTGCAGTTGTAGTTATGTCAAGAGAAAAGGCAGAAGAGCTTGGATGCGAAATCCTTGCGACAATAGGCGCACAGGCGTCATTTGCTTTGGATATGAAATATGTTCTTGTTGCACCTATCTGGGCAATTCCCAAGTGCCTTAAAAAAGAAGGGATTTCCATTGATGATGTAGATCTTTTTGAGGTAAACGAGGCATTTAGCGGATCAAGTGCGGCAATAGCACAGGAACTAAAACTTGACGGAAGCAAGGTTAATGTCAACGGCGGCGTTGTAGCGCTTGGTCATCCTATCGGTGCCAGCGGGTGCCGCGTTTTAGTTACATTGCTTCATGAAATGATAAAACAGGATAAAAAAACAGGACTGGCCTCACTCTGCCTCGGAGGGGGAGAGGCTGTGTCCATGATCGTTAAAAGATAA